One window from the genome of Chaetodon trifascialis isolate fChaTrf1 chromosome 20, fChaTrf1.hap1, whole genome shotgun sequence encodes:
- the LOC139348701 gene encoding growth arrest and DNA damage-inducible protein GADD45 gamma-like — protein MQSPGKSLKEALVCAQTEDRLTVGVYESAKIMTDDPDSVSFCVLAMDEEFECDIALQIHFTLIQSFCFDNDISIVRVSDMQRLAEIVGDKAEQLEDAHCVLITNPADGSWEDPALEKLHLFCEESRRLNDWVPEISLPER, from the exons ATGCAGTCTCCTGGAAAATCTCTGAAAGAAGCTCTGGTCTGTGCTCAGACCGAGGATCGACTCACTGTTGGAGTCTACGAGAGCGCTAAAATTATGACAGA TGACCCGGACAGTGTGTCTTTCTGCGTCCTGGCTATGGATGAGGAGTTTGAGTGTGACATCGCTCTGCAGATCCACTTCACCCTCATCCAGTCCTTCTGCTTTGACAACGACATTAGCATCGTCAGAGTGAGCGACATGCAGCGTCTGGCTGAGATCGTTGGCGACAAGGCAGAGCAGCTTGAAGATGCCCACTGCGTCCTCATCACG AACCCAGCTGACGGGTCTTGGGAGGACCCTGCTCTGGAGAAGCTGCACCTGTTCTGTGAGGAGAGCCGCCGTCTGAACGACTGGGTTCCCGAGATCAGCCTCCCCGAGCGCTGA
- the gadd45gb.1 gene encoding growth arrest and DNA-damage-inducible, gamma b, tandem duplicate 1 yields MTLEEVLIQKPTERAQCTGQALEEVLVSAKDNDSITVGVYECAKVMNLDPDSVSFCVLAMDEEFECDIALQIHFTLIQSFCFDNDISIVRVSDMQRLAEIVGDKAEQLEDAHCVLITNPADGSWEDPALEKLHLFCEESRRLNDWVPEISLPER; encoded by the exons atgacTCTTGAGGAGGTTCTGATCCAGAAACCCACCGAACGTGCTCAGTGCACCGGCCAAGCCCTGGAGGAGGTCCTGGTGTCTGCTAAAGACAACGACTCCATCACCGTCGGTGTCTACGAGTGCGCAAAAGTTATGAATCT TGACCCGGACAGTGTGTCTTTCTGCGTCCTGGCTATGGATGAGGAGTTTGAGTGTGACATCGCTCTGCAGATCCACTTCACCCTCATCCAGTCCTTCTGCTTTGACAACGACATCAGCATCGTCAGAGTGAGCGACATGCAGCGTCTGGCTGAGATCGTTGGCGACAAGGCAGAGCAGCTTGAAGATGCCCACTGCGTCCTCATCACG AACCCAGCTGACGGGTCTTGGGAGGACCCTGCTCTGGAGAAGCTGCACCTGTTCTGTGAGGAGAGCCGCCGTCTGAACGACTGGGTTCCCGAGATCAGCCTCCCCGAGCGCTGA
- the nim1kb gene encoding serine/threonine-protein kinase NIM1, with protein MPGGQYQVTNTKLRHSIYNLTDSSDVGPEDEEADASLRLTPLQKLTTDMCKDEHTIKELIIGRRVGFYKVRGEIGCGTFSRVKLAFHALTKDKVALKVLDKTRLDSQAQRLLSREISSMECLQHPNVVHLYEVVETPSRLYLVLEYAGGGDLHNKICNEGKLSDNTSKITFAQILSAIKYMHNINIIHRDLKAENVLFTSSGCVKVADFGFSTRVSNRNDSLDTFCGSPPYAAPELFRDECYLGPPVDVWAMGVLLFFMVTGTMPFRAETMGKLRRSIIECAYTVPPWVPGPCQRLIKGILKGVPAERYAVDQMLGCDWLLPVEFPWSLVPSDPGSPLQSLLDMEREDLEEEEEVRSSLEELGFTADHLRNNPLKDSRSPITGVYRILLHRAQKRRGYDCPPVVRGMVRDPKREGLRAYRGLRHTSKLCVLS; from the exons ATGCCTGGAGGCCAGTACCAGGTGACGAACACCAAGCTTCGCCACAGTATCTACAACCTGACGGACAGCTCGGATGTTGGcccagaggatgaggaggccgatgcttctctgcgcctcaCCCCTCTGCAGAAGCTCACCACCGACATGTGCAAGGACGAGCACACTATCAAGGAGCTGATCATAGGTCGCAGGGTGGGCTTCTACAAGGTCCGCGGGGAGATTGGCTGTGGGACCTTCTCCAGGGTCAAATTAGCTTTCCATGCTTTGACTAAAG ACAAAGTGGCCCTGAAGGTCCTGGACAAGACCAGGTTAGACAGTCAGGCCCAGCGTCTGCTCTCCAGGGAGATCAGCAGCATGGAGTGCCTCCAGCACCCCAACGTGGTCCATCTGTACGAGGTGGTGGAGACGCCGAGCCGCCTCTACCTGGTGCTGGAGTACGCGGGAGGAGGAGACCTCCACAACAAGATCTGCAATGAAGGAAAACTGTCCGACAACACCAGCAAGATCACCTTTGCCCAGATCCTCTCTGCCATCAAATACATG cacaacatcaacatcatccaCCGGGACCTGAAGGCGGAGAACGTTCTGTTCACCAGCAGCGGCTGCGTGAAGGTGGCGGACTTTGGATTCAGCACACGGGTTTCAAACCGCAACGACAGCCTCGACACCTTCTGCGGCTCGCCGCCCTACGCTGCCCCAGAGCTCTTCAGGGATGAGTGCTATCTGGGCCCCCCAGTGGACGTCTGGGCCATGGGGGTCCTCCTTTTCTTCATGGTGACCGGGACCATGCCGTTCCGCGCTGAGACCATGGGGAAGCTGAGGCGCAGCATCATTGAATGCGCCTACACCGTCCCTCCCTGGGTGCCTGGCCCCTGCCAGAGGCTTATCAAGGGTATCTTGAAGGGGGTCCCTGCTGAGCGTTACGCCGTTGACCAGATGCTGGGATGCGATTGGCTCTTACCTGTGGAGTTTCCCTGGTCATTGGTGCCTTCTGATCCAGGGAGCCCTCTGCAGAGCCTGTTGGACATGGAGCGTGaggacctggaggaggaggaggaggtcaggagCTCACTGGAGGAGCTCGGCTTTACTGCGGACCACCTCCGGAACAATCCGCTCAAAGACAGCCGCAGCCCCATCACTGGGGTTTATCGAATCCTGCTGCACCGAGCCCAGAAGAGGAGGGGCTACGACTGTCCCCCAGTGGTCCGAGGGATGGTCAGGGACCCCAAGAGGGAGGGGCTCCGGGCCTACAGGGGCCTCAGACACACCTCCAAATTGTGTGTGCTTTCATAa
- the LOC139349017 gene encoding coiled-coil domain-containing protein 152 — MSNCVNLDTFMDKFIQLEQTITEVNGKNHMLEIMLEDANRLKKFYLTKEKVLIEERDSLLVSVNKLQQTLQEQCNLRVENERLKSDMADLRQQNERTAEDGEAVVQQLVSEMRAKAERHKRELETVRLQCRREIEDTHRQGLSQLEAKDTEVKKLLEEKDLELEEMKKRLKDQERERQSELLKLQMEFGAKLARVQSTAQWSQQQQQQHSSNLIPQSVFKRKLQSFQEEKNKELVALRQRIRELEENQRTCGLNDSRQRKRRI; from the exons atgtcaaactgtgttAATCTCGACACGTTTATGGACAAGTTTATTCAGCTGGAACAG ACAATTACAGAGGTTAATGGCAAAAACCACATGTTGGAGATTATGTTGGAggatgccaacagactcaagAAATTCTATCTGACCAAGGAGAAAGTTCTGATTGAGG agagagacagtcttCTTGTCTCTGTGAACAAACTACAGCAGACTCTACAGGAGCAATGCAACCTCAGAG TGGAGAATGAGAGACTGAAGAGTGATATGGCTGACCTGAGACAACAAAatgagaggacagcagag GATGGAGAGGCTGTGGTTCAGCAGCTAGTCAGTGAAATGAGAGcaaaagcagagagacacaagagGGAGCTAGAGACTGTCAGGCTGCAGTGCAGGAGAGAGATAGAAGATACCCACAGGCAGGGTCTCAGTCAGT TGGAAGCTAAAGACACTGAAGTAAAGAAGCTGCTGGAAGAGAAGGACCTCgagctggaggagatgaagaagaggctgaaggaccaggagagggagaggcagagcgagCTCCTGAAGTTACAGATGGAG tTTGGTGCAAAGTTAGCCAGAGTTCAGAGTACAGCTCAGTggagccaacagcagcagcagcagcacagctccaACCTTATTCCACAGAGTGTCTTCAAGAGG AAGCTGCAGTCCTtccaggaggagaaaaacaaggagCTTGTGGCTCTGCGTCAGAGAATCAGAGAGCTGGAAGAGAACCAGCGTACCTGTGGCCTCAATGATAGCCGTCAGAGGAAGCGAAGGATCTAA
- the ghrb gene encoding growth hormone receptor b isoform X2 produces MAAALTVLLFLSLHMFTAAVQESAPEQVPPKRHPHLTGCVSANMETFICRWNVSSFQELSEPRSLRLFYINKNPPHAPPKEWSECPHYSTDRPNECFFNENHTSIWTAYRVQLRSRDQATLYDENLFNVQDIVQPDPPVSLNWTLLNVSLTSSHYDVMLSWKPPQSADVEMGWMTLQYEVQYRDVSSHLWEVVDLVKSTHRSLFGLQTNMNYEVRVRCKMFGGKEFGGFSDSVFVHMPSKVSRFPVVALLIFGALCLVAILMLFIISQQEKLMVILLPPVPGPKIRGIDPELLKKGKLRELTSILDGPPDLRPELYNSDPWVEFIDLDIEEQNDRLTDLDTDCLMHRSLSSNCTPLSISFRDDDSGRASCCDPDLPSDQEASPLHPLTQNEILSKETSCLTACEPSCQPQSPVTGVPPLVEPGRETLYTQVSEVRSSGKVLLSPEEQTEVEKSTSKDTESDIMAEKQKEKKEFQLLVVNSDHGGYTSELSAGKMSPRLSTGDMSEPCQTEGDSGSLSPSSHHESDSTPTSPLPPAPVYTVVEGVDRQNSLLLTPNSTPAPQLIIPKTMPTPDGYLTPDLLGTITP; encoded by the exons TGCCCCCTAAGAGACACCCACACCTCACTGGCTGTGTTTCCGCCAACATGGAGACCTTCATCTGCCGATGGAATGTCAGCAGTTTCCAGGAGCTGTCTGAGCCAAGAAGCCTCCGCTTATTCTACATCAACAAAAA TCCCCCCCATGCCCCTCCTAAAGAGTGGAGTGAGTGTCCTCACTACAGCACCGACAGGCCAAATGAGTGCTTCTTCAATGAGAACCACACATCCATCTGGACAGCTTACAGAGTCCAGCTCCGCTCGAGGGATCAAGCCACCCTCTATGACGAGAACCTCTTCAACGTTCAAGACATCG TGCAACCGGATCCTCCAGTTAGCCTGAACTGGACGCTGCTGAATGTGAGCTTGACCAGCTCTCACTACGATGTCATGCTGAGCTGGAAACCGCCTCAGTCTGCAGATGTGGAGATGGGGTGGATGACACTGCAGTATGAGGTCCAGTACCGTGATGTCAGCTCTCACCTGTGGGAAGTG GTCGACCTTGTGAAAAGCACCCATCGCTCCCTTTTTGGACTTCAAACTAACATGAATTATGAGGTTCGGGTGCGGTGCAAAATGTTCGGTGGGAAAGAGTTTGGAGGATTTAGTGACTCTGTCTTTGTCCACATGCCCTCTAAAG TGTCGAGATTCCCAGTGGTGGCCTTGCTCATCTTTGGTGCCTTGTGTTTAGTGGCCATCCTGATGTTATTCATCATATCGCAGCAGGAAAA GTTGATGGTTATTCTTTTGCCTCCTGTTCCTGGACCTAAAATAAGAGGAATTGACCCAGAGCTGCTGAAG AAAGGGAAGCTGAGGGAGTTGACGTCCATCCTGGATGGCCCCCCTGATCTGAGGCCGGAGCTATACAACAGTGACCCCTGGGTGGAATTCATCGATTTGGACATTGAGGAGCAgaatgacagactgacagacctGGACACGGACTGTCTCATGCACCGCTCCCTGTCGTCCAACTGCACTCCCCTTTCCATCAGCTTCAGAGACGATGACTCGGGCCGGGCCAGCTGCTGCGACCCAGATCTTCCCAGCGACCAGGAAGCATCGCCTTTGCATCCTCTCACCCAAAATGAAATCCTCAGCAAGGAAACGTCGTGCCTAACAGCCTGTGAGCCAAGCTGCCAGCCCCAGAGCCCTGTCACTGGGGTGCCTCCTTTGGTAGAACCAGGCAGAGAGACCTTGTACACCCAGGTTAGTGAAGTAAGGTCGTCTGGGAAGGTGCTGCTGTCTCCTGAGGAACAGACTGAGGTGGAGAAATCCACTagcaaagacacagagagcgACATCATggcagagaagcagaaagaaaagaaagagtttcagctgctggtggtgaaTTCAGATCATGGCGGTTACACCTCAGAGCTCAGCGCAGGAAAAATGAGCCCGAGATTGTCcacaggagacatgagtgagcCCTGCCAGACAGAGGGAGACTCAGGTTCTTTGTCCCCATCATCTCACCATGAATCAGATAGCACCCCCACATCCCCTCTTCCCCCTGCTCCTGTCTACACAGTGGTAGAGGGTGTTGACAGGCAGAACAGCCTCTTACTGACACCAAACTCGACACCTGCTCCCCAGCTGATAATCCCAAAGACCATGCCCACACCAGACGGCTacctgacccctgaccttttGGGAACCATCACACCATAG
- the ghrb gene encoding growth hormone receptor b isoform X1 — protein sequence MFPPQLNTMAAALTVLLFLSLHMFTAAVQESAPEQVPPKRHPHLTGCVSANMETFICRWNVSSFQELSEPRSLRLFYINKNPPHAPPKEWSECPHYSTDRPNECFFNENHTSIWTAYRVQLRSRDQATLYDENLFNVQDIVQPDPPVSLNWTLLNVSLTSSHYDVMLSWKPPQSADVEMGWMTLQYEVQYRDVSSHLWEVVDLVKSTHRSLFGLQTNMNYEVRVRCKMFGGKEFGGFSDSVFVHMPSKVSRFPVVALLIFGALCLVAILMLFIISQQEKLMVILLPPVPGPKIRGIDPELLKKGKLRELTSILDGPPDLRPELYNSDPWVEFIDLDIEEQNDRLTDLDTDCLMHRSLSSNCTPLSISFRDDDSGRASCCDPDLPSDQEASPLHPLTQNEILSKETSCLTACEPSCQPQSPVTGVPPLVEPGRETLYTQVSEVRSSGKVLLSPEEQTEVEKSTSKDTESDIMAEKQKEKKEFQLLVVNSDHGGYTSELSAGKMSPRLSTGDMSEPCQTEGDSGSLSPSSHHESDSTPTSPLPPAPVYTVVEGVDRQNSLLLTPNSTPAPQLIIPKTMPTPDGYLTPDLLGTITP from the exons TGCCCCCTAAGAGACACCCACACCTCACTGGCTGTGTTTCCGCCAACATGGAGACCTTCATCTGCCGATGGAATGTCAGCAGTTTCCAGGAGCTGTCTGAGCCAAGAAGCCTCCGCTTATTCTACATCAACAAAAA TCCCCCCCATGCCCCTCCTAAAGAGTGGAGTGAGTGTCCTCACTACAGCACCGACAGGCCAAATGAGTGCTTCTTCAATGAGAACCACACATCCATCTGGACAGCTTACAGAGTCCAGCTCCGCTCGAGGGATCAAGCCACCCTCTATGACGAGAACCTCTTCAACGTTCAAGACATCG TGCAACCGGATCCTCCAGTTAGCCTGAACTGGACGCTGCTGAATGTGAGCTTGACCAGCTCTCACTACGATGTCATGCTGAGCTGGAAACCGCCTCAGTCTGCAGATGTGGAGATGGGGTGGATGACACTGCAGTATGAGGTCCAGTACCGTGATGTCAGCTCTCACCTGTGGGAAGTG GTCGACCTTGTGAAAAGCACCCATCGCTCCCTTTTTGGACTTCAAACTAACATGAATTATGAGGTTCGGGTGCGGTGCAAAATGTTCGGTGGGAAAGAGTTTGGAGGATTTAGTGACTCTGTCTTTGTCCACATGCCCTCTAAAG TGTCGAGATTCCCAGTGGTGGCCTTGCTCATCTTTGGTGCCTTGTGTTTAGTGGCCATCCTGATGTTATTCATCATATCGCAGCAGGAAAA GTTGATGGTTATTCTTTTGCCTCCTGTTCCTGGACCTAAAATAAGAGGAATTGACCCAGAGCTGCTGAAG AAAGGGAAGCTGAGGGAGTTGACGTCCATCCTGGATGGCCCCCCTGATCTGAGGCCGGAGCTATACAACAGTGACCCCTGGGTGGAATTCATCGATTTGGACATTGAGGAGCAgaatgacagactgacagacctGGACACGGACTGTCTCATGCACCGCTCCCTGTCGTCCAACTGCACTCCCCTTTCCATCAGCTTCAGAGACGATGACTCGGGCCGGGCCAGCTGCTGCGACCCAGATCTTCCCAGCGACCAGGAAGCATCGCCTTTGCATCCTCTCACCCAAAATGAAATCCTCAGCAAGGAAACGTCGTGCCTAACAGCCTGTGAGCCAAGCTGCCAGCCCCAGAGCCCTGTCACTGGGGTGCCTCCTTTGGTAGAACCAGGCAGAGAGACCTTGTACACCCAGGTTAGTGAAGTAAGGTCGTCTGGGAAGGTGCTGCTGTCTCCTGAGGAACAGACTGAGGTGGAGAAATCCACTagcaaagacacagagagcgACATCATggcagagaagcagaaagaaaagaaagagtttcagctgctggtggtgaaTTCAGATCATGGCGGTTACACCTCAGAGCTCAGCGCAGGAAAAATGAGCCCGAGATTGTCcacaggagacatgagtgagcCCTGCCAGACAGAGGGAGACTCAGGTTCTTTGTCCCCATCATCTCACCATGAATCAGATAGCACCCCCACATCCCCTCTTCCCCCTGCTCCTGTCTACACAGTGGTAGAGGGTGTTGACAGGCAGAACAGCCTCTTACTGACACCAAACTCGACACCTGCTCCCCAGCTGATAATCCCAAAGACCATGCCCACACCAGACGGCTacctgacccctgaccttttGGGAACCATCACACCATAG